A part of Saliniradius amylolyticus genomic DNA contains:
- the mraY gene encoding phospho-N-acetylmuramoyl-pentapeptide-transferase: MLIWLAEWLQQFDPGFNVFSYLTLRAILSVLTALLIAVLLGPGTIRWLQRMQIGQTVRDDGPESHLSKSGTPTMGGVLILSAIVSSTLLWADLSNRYVLVTLFVIITYGLIGFVDDYRKVVRKDPNGLIARWKYFWLSVVAILVAFYLYSTAQTEVETALIVPFFKEVMPQLGLMFLVLTYFVLVGTSNAVNLTDGLDGLAIVPTILVAGALGVFAYVTGNVNFAQYLNIPFIPLSGELLIICTAIVGAGLGFLWFNTYPAMVFMGDVGSLALGGALGILAVLVRQELVLVIMGGVFVIEAISVILQVGSYKLRGQRIFRMAPIHHHYELKGWPEPRVIVRFWIISLILVLIGLATLKIR, translated from the coding sequence ATGTTGATTTGGCTGGCCGAATGGCTGCAACAATTTGACCCTGGCTTCAATGTCTTCTCCTATCTGACACTGAGGGCGATTCTTAGCGTGCTGACGGCGCTGCTGATCGCGGTATTATTGGGGCCCGGTACCATTCGCTGGTTGCAGCGGATGCAGATCGGCCAGACGGTTCGGGATGACGGCCCGGAGTCTCATCTGTCCAAGTCAGGCACGCCCACCATGGGGGGTGTACTGATCCTATCAGCTATCGTCAGCAGCACGCTGCTGTGGGCGGACCTCAGTAATCGCTATGTGTTGGTGACACTGTTTGTGATCATCACCTACGGCCTGATTGGTTTTGTGGACGACTACCGCAAGGTAGTGCGTAAAGACCCTAACGGCCTGATCGCGCGCTGGAAGTACTTCTGGCTGTCAGTGGTGGCCATATTGGTGGCTTTCTACTTGTATTCCACCGCTCAGACTGAGGTGGAAACCGCCTTGATTGTGCCCTTCTTTAAAGAAGTGATGCCGCAGCTGGGGCTGATGTTCCTGGTACTGACGTATTTTGTGCTGGTGGGCACCAGCAATGCGGTCAACCTGACTGATGGCCTGGACGGTCTGGCCATTGTGCCAACCATTCTGGTAGCCGGGGCACTGGGCGTATTCGCCTATGTGACCGGTAACGTTAACTTTGCCCAATACCTGAATATTCCCTTTATTCCCTTAAGTGGTGAGCTTTTGATCATCTGCACCGCCATCGTCGGGGCAGGCTTGGGCTTTCTCTGGTTTAACACTTATCCGGCGATGGTGTTTATGGGGGATGTGGGGTCGCTGGCCCTTGGAGGCGCGCTAGGTATTTTGGCAGTCTTGGTGCGTCAGGAGTTGGTTTTGGTGATCATGGGCGGCGTCTTTGTGATCGAGGCCATCTCGGTGATTTTGCAGGTGGGATCGTACAAATTACGGGGGCAGCGGATTTTCCGTATGGCACCTATTCATCACCACTATGAACTGAAAGGTTGGCCGGAGCCTCGGGTTATTGTGCGCTTTTGGATCATCTCCCTGATTCTGGTGTTAATTGGTTTAGCGACATTGAAGATTCGGTAA
- the murF gene encoding UDP-N-acetylmuramoyl-tripeptide--D-alanyl-D-alanine ligase, whose translation MIAVTLEWIAQQLNGRLEGSDIEVNNVSTDTRSLQPGDLFIALTGPNFNGHHFVPQAEAGGAAALVCSQSVKTNLPVIYVQDTRQALGHLGAAVKQQVQPKTIAITGSSGKTTVKEMTAAILSRRGSVLATQGNFNNDIGVPLTLLRLEESHEYAVMELGANHLGEIAYTTSLVKPDVATIVNAAAAHLEGFGSLLGVARAKGEIFKGLGDKGLAILNADSQFYNFWQGKIYGPRIQSFSEQSGDYCASDVILGLDGCAQFMMHTPQGDADILLPVPGLHNVSNALCAAALAMGVGASLEDVRMGLQHMTLSKGRLNVKQLTNQVRIIDDSYNANVASVKAAIDLLSSYAGKRVLVLGDMAELGERARFYHEEVGEYARDNNIDLLFSLGVLSQNASDTMDERGEHFEQVAALVERLGERLGNEQQDITILVKGSRSAAMERVVEALEASPLGKLQRLRERMAC comes from the coding sequence GTGATTGCGGTAACCTTAGAATGGATTGCACAACAGCTTAACGGGCGCCTCGAAGGCTCCGATATTGAGGTGAACAACGTCAGTACCGATACCCGCAGTTTGCAACCGGGGGACCTCTTTATTGCCTTGACGGGACCCAACTTCAACGGTCACCACTTTGTTCCACAGGCTGAGGCCGGGGGCGCCGCCGCTTTGGTCTGCAGTCAGTCGGTGAAGACCAACCTGCCGGTGATCTATGTACAAGATACCCGCCAGGCCCTGGGGCATTTGGGCGCGGCGGTGAAGCAGCAGGTACAGCCCAAGACCATTGCGATTACCGGTAGCAGTGGCAAGACCACGGTTAAAGAGATGACGGCGGCCATTTTGTCCCGACGTGGCAGCGTATTGGCCACGCAAGGTAATTTTAATAACGACATTGGCGTGCCGTTGACCTTGCTTAGGTTGGAAGAAAGCCATGAGTATGCAGTGATGGAGCTGGGCGCCAACCACCTTGGTGAGATTGCCTACACCACTAGCCTGGTAAAACCGGATGTGGCCACCATCGTCAATGCCGCCGCTGCACATTTAGAAGGCTTTGGCTCGTTGCTGGGCGTGGCTCGGGCTAAGGGAGAAATCTTCAAGGGGCTAGGCGACAAAGGCCTGGCGATTCTGAACGCGGACAGTCAGTTTTATAACTTCTGGCAGGGCAAGATTTACGGTCCGCGCATTCAGAGCTTCTCTGAGCAGAGCGGCGACTACTGCGCCAGCGATGTCATTCTGGGGCTGGATGGTTGCGCTCAGTTTATGATGCACACCCCTCAAGGGGATGCCGATATCCTGCTTCCCGTGCCTGGATTACATAATGTGTCTAATGCCCTGTGTGCGGCGGCTCTTGCCATGGGGGTAGGTGCCTCCCTGGAAGACGTGCGTATGGGCTTGCAGCATATGACCCTGAGCAAGGGACGGCTGAACGTAAAACAACTCACCAATCAGGTGCGCATTATCGATGACAGCTACAACGCCAATGTGGCCTCAGTAAAGGCGGCCATTGACCTGTTGAGCAGTTATGCCGGCAAGCGAGTGCTGGTGCTGGGCGATATGGCCGAACTGGGTGAAAGGGCACGCTTCTACCACGAAGAGGTGGGGGAATATGCCAGGGACAACAATATCGACTTGCTGTTCAGCCTGGGTGTGCTCAGTCAAAACGCCAGCGATACGATGGATGAGCGAGGCGAGCATTTTGAGCAGGTGGCGGCGCTGGTGGAACGACTCGGCGAACGGTTGGGCAATGAACAGCAGGACATTACTATCCTGGTAAAAGGCTCCCGCAGCGCGGCGATGGAACGGGTGGTCGAGGCGCTGGAGGCCTCACCGCTGGGAAAGTTGCAGAGGCTTAGGGAGCGAATGGCATGTTGA
- the murE gene encoding UDP-N-acetylmuramoyl-L-alanyl-D-glutamate--2,6-diaminopimelate ligase, producing MNPESVVMNLRDLLMPFGIDAPAIELTEMVLDSREVAIHKLFVAISGHQLDGRDFIPQAVSLGAKAILAETDDEAVHGQMEMREQSMIVQFYRLKESLSALAAVFYSQPAEAMNVVAVTGTNGKTSTVQLTAQLAERLGQKAGTIGTLGAGPMDRLSSLKNTTPDAISIQRLMADMRSQGVQQVAMEASSHALVQHRLSSLKTDVAVFTNLSRDHLDYHGDMNRYAAAKRLLIQQPGLKHLVLNGDDAESENWLRLANPRQQVTFYGLNAPRHPEQPYIRAEQIVYQPTGTRFRLVSPYGEAEIQTALMGAFNVSNLLAAISAQLVTGARFDELVKQAPQLTPVPGRLEIFQQGDSPSLIVDFAHTPDALEKALEALGQHTQGKVVCVFGCGGDRDAGKRPLMGAIAERLADEVIITNDNSRSEDPAKIAADIQAGMTNPGAAQVELDRQQAIRRAFQQASKGDLVLLAGKGHEPYQIIGDQTINYNERQFAEDLVKGITQ from the coding sequence ATGAATCCTGAGTCCGTTGTAATGAATTTACGAGATCTACTGATGCCCTTTGGCATCGATGCACCCGCCATCGAGCTGACAGAAATGGTGCTCGACAGTCGGGAAGTGGCTATCCATAAATTATTTGTCGCCATCAGTGGCCATCAACTGGATGGGCGAGATTTCATTCCGCAAGCGGTTAGCCTTGGAGCCAAGGCGATTTTAGCCGAGACGGATGATGAGGCGGTGCATGGTCAGATGGAGATGCGCGAGCAGTCGATGATCGTGCAGTTTTATCGCTTGAAAGAGTCCCTGTCAGCCCTGGCGGCGGTTTTCTATAGCCAGCCCGCCGAGGCCATGAACGTGGTGGCGGTTACCGGCACCAATGGCAAGACATCCACCGTACAACTGACCGCTCAGTTGGCTGAACGACTGGGCCAGAAGGCCGGTACCATTGGTACATTGGGGGCTGGGCCCATGGATCGGCTTAGCAGCCTGAAAAACACCACGCCAGACGCAATCAGTATTCAGCGTCTGATGGCCGACATGCGCAGCCAGGGGGTGCAGCAGGTAGCCATGGAAGCCTCTTCCCATGCTTTGGTCCAACATCGCTTGTCCAGTCTGAAGACCGATGTGGCCGTATTTACCAACCTGTCGCGGGATCACTTAGATTATCACGGCGATATGAATCGCTACGCCGCCGCTAAACGTTTGTTGATTCAACAGCCCGGGCTCAAACATCTGGTGTTAAATGGTGATGACGCCGAGAGCGAGAACTGGCTGCGCCTGGCCAATCCACGTCAGCAGGTGACCTTTTATGGTCTTAATGCGCCGCGACATCCAGAGCAGCCCTACATCCGTGCCGAACAGATTGTTTACCAGCCCACCGGGACTCGCTTCCGACTGGTTTCCCCCTATGGCGAGGCCGAGATCCAGACTGCGCTGATGGGCGCCTTTAATGTGTCCAATCTGCTGGCTGCTATTAGCGCTCAGCTGGTGACTGGCGCCCGGTTTGATGAGTTGGTGAAGCAAGCCCCTCAATTGACCCCTGTGCCAGGACGCCTGGAAATTTTCCAACAGGGCGACTCGCCCTCCTTGATCGTCGATTTCGCGCATACTCCGGATGCGCTGGAAAAAGCGCTGGAGGCCTTGGGACAACATACGCAGGGTAAGGTGGTTTGCGTGTTTGGCTGCGGTGGCGACCGTGATGCCGGCAAGCGGCCGCTGATGGGCGCCATTGCCGAACGACTGGCCGATGAGGTGATCATCACCAATGACAACAGCCGCAGTGAAGATCCGGCCAAGATTGCCGCCGATATTCAGGCTGGAATGACAAACCCTGGGGCTGCTCAGGTAGAGCTGGACCGACAACAGGCCATTCGTCGGGCGTTTCAACAAGCCAGCAAGGGAGACTTAGTTCTGCTGGCCGGTAAGGGTCATGAGCCCTATCAGATCATCGGTGACCAAACCATAAATTATAACGAAAGGCAGTTTGCCGAAGACCTAGTCAAGGGGATAACACAGTGA
- a CDS encoding penicillin-binding transpeptidase domain-containing protein — MSRASGHAKRNQKPRLVQWRFVLVTTVVTMVFGVLVARAAYIQVIEPDNLIEQGDNRTKRTRYTQVHRGIITDRNGEELAVSVPVRAIYADPKVIHDNNAFANTRRWQALAEVLGQNLADIQQRVSDPTRRFVYIQRQVSPAMAEYVDKLDIPGIYLRNESRRYYPTGEISAHLIGFTDVDDRGIEGIERLYNDWLTGTPGKRKIRRDAKGRQIEVLEQTQGEAAKDLSLTIDQRIQALAYTELKQAVAAYQATSASAVVVDPNSGDILAMVNSPSFNPNNRAGVSAHRIRNRSVTDTFEPGSTLKPLAVLSALEFGSAELGEVVDTSPGWMRLGGSRVSDARNYGELDLTGIIRKSSNMGTSKLALSVPKDHFIDLYYRMGLVGDTGTRLLGESGGIFHERHRWSDFELATLSFGYGISVTTLQLARMYSVLATGGISRPLHIVPTEQDPAYQTERVSSERHTQAVVEMMEHVVLDGGTAPKARVPGYRVAGKTGTSRKAVAGGYGEEYINIFAGLAPVSNPQLVVVVLINEPGGDLYYAGDTAAPVFAEIMAGALQLLNIPPDDRDVSSLASLSAGGRNES, encoded by the coding sequence ATGAGTCGCGCCAGTGGACACGCCAAGCGCAACCAAAAACCACGCCTGGTGCAGTGGCGCTTTGTGCTGGTTACCACCGTGGTTACCATGGTGTTCGGTGTGCTGGTGGCCAGGGCGGCCTATATCCAGGTGATCGAGCCGGATAATCTTATTGAGCAGGGTGACAATCGAACCAAGCGCACCCGCTATACTCAGGTTCACCGTGGAATTATTACCGACCGCAATGGCGAAGAGCTGGCGGTCAGTGTGCCGGTGCGAGCCATCTATGCCGATCCCAAGGTGATTCACGATAACAATGCCTTTGCCAATACGCGTCGCTGGCAGGCCCTGGCTGAGGTATTGGGGCAGAATTTAGCGGATATTCAGCAGCGGGTTTCAGATCCCACCCGACGTTTTGTGTATATTCAGCGTCAGGTATCGCCGGCCATGGCTGAATACGTGGACAAACTGGATATTCCGGGCATTTACCTGCGCAACGAGTCGCGCCGCTATTATCCTACTGGCGAGATCTCGGCTCATTTAATTGGCTTTACCGACGTGGATGACCGTGGCATCGAAGGCATTGAGCGGTTGTACAACGACTGGCTGACTGGCACGCCTGGCAAACGTAAAATTCGTCGCGATGCTAAGGGCCGACAAATTGAGGTGCTGGAACAAACTCAAGGTGAGGCGGCTAAAGATCTTTCCCTGACCATCGATCAGCGTATTCAGGCGCTGGCCTACACCGAATTAAAACAGGCGGTGGCCGCTTATCAGGCCACGTCGGCCTCTGCGGTGGTGGTGGACCCCAACAGTGGCGATATTCTGGCCATGGTAAACAGCCCTTCATTTAACCCCAATAACAGAGCGGGTGTGTCGGCCCACCGCATTCGTAACCGGTCGGTGACCGATACCTTCGAGCCGGGGTCCACTTTAAAGCCTCTGGCTGTGCTCTCAGCGCTGGAATTTGGCAGTGCTGAACTGGGCGAGGTGGTGGATACATCGCCGGGCTGGATGCGTCTTGGCGGCAGTCGGGTGTCCGATGCCCGCAATTATGGTGAACTGGATCTGACTGGGATTATTCGTAAATCCAGCAATATGGGCACTTCCAAGCTGGCATTGTCGGTGCCAAAAGATCACTTTATCGACCTTTATTACCGCATGGGCTTGGTGGGTGATACCGGTACCCGCTTGCTTGGCGAAAGTGGCGGCATATTCCACGAACGCCACCGCTGGTCTGACTTTGAACTGGCCACCTTGTCCTTTGGCTACGGCATCTCGGTGACGACACTGCAACTGGCGCGCATGTATTCGGTGTTAGCCACCGGTGGTATCAGTCGCCCTTTGCATATCGTTCCCACTGAGCAGGACCCGGCCTACCAAACAGAACGGGTCAGCAGCGAACGGCATACTCAGGCCGTAGTAGAAATGATGGAGCATGTGGTACTCGATGGGGGTACGGCTCCTAAGGCGCGCGTGCCGGGCTATCGGGTGGCCGGTAAAACCGGGACCAGCCGTAAGGCGGTGGCCGGTGGTTATGGTGAGGAATACATCAATATTTTTGCTGGCCTGGCTCCGGTTTCCAACCCCCAGCTGGTGGTCGTAGTACTGATCAATGAGCCGGGCGGCGACCTTTATTATGCTGGTGATACGGCGGCCCCCGTGTTTGCGGAGATTATGGCCGGTGCCTTGCAGTTACTGAATATACCGCCCGATGACCGAGACGTGTCATCCCTGGCCTCGTTGTCGGCAGGAGGGCGCAATGAATCCTGA
- the ftsL gene encoding cell division protein FtsL gives MTESQPRFHLAVLIWTDLTRHPGRVLLYLLVMVSTAAVILSAHHNRQMIIKHEQLMQQRDELDVQWRHLLLEQSALTEHSRLEAVVRDKLNMRRPQPDDEVVVRIR, from the coding sequence ATGACAGAGTCTCAGCCCAGATTCCATCTAGCGGTTCTAATATGGACCGATCTGACTCGCCACCCCGGGCGAGTTTTGTTGTATTTATTGGTTATGGTCAGCACGGCGGCGGTGATCCTGAGTGCTCACCACAATCGCCAGATGATCATTAAGCACGAACAGCTTATGCAGCAGCGGGATGAACTGGATGTCCAGTGGCGGCATTTGTTGCTGGAGCAGAGCGCATTGACAGAGCATAGCCGTCTGGAAGCGGTGGTTCGGGATAAGTTAAATATGCGTCGGCCACAGCCGGACGATGAAGTGGTAGTGAGGATCCGATGA
- the rsmH gene encoding 16S rRNA (cytosine(1402)-N(4))-methyltransferase RsmH: protein MMAGQQHQSVLLDESINGLAIQADGVYVDGTFGRGGHSRAILEALGDKGRLIAFDRDPSAIAAAEEFADDARFEIVHQPFSSMVDELAERGLLGQVNGILLDLGVSSPQLDDPKRGFSFLRDGPLDMRMDTTRGQSAADWLAEAELEEMVTVIKEFGEEKFGRRIAHAIVETRQHTPITRTLQLAELIDEAVPVKDKYKHPATRTFQGIRIFINSELDEVSKALHGTLECLAPGGRLAVISFHSLEDRLVKRFMREQSRGKQVPAGLPITEDELNASRTMKLVGKAIKPSASEIERNNRARSSVLRVAEKL from the coding sequence GTGATGGCGGGGCAACAACATCAATCGGTGTTACTGGACGAGTCCATTAACGGCCTGGCGATTCAGGCCGATGGCGTTTATGTAGACGGCACTTTTGGCCGGGGTGGTCACAGTCGCGCCATTTTAGAGGCTCTGGGGGATAAGGGGCGTCTGATCGCCTTTGATCGTGACCCCAGCGCCATCGCAGCCGCTGAAGAATTTGCCGACGATGCGCGTTTTGAAATTGTGCACCAACCCTTTTCCAGTATGGTGGACGAGCTGGCTGAGCGAGGCCTGCTGGGTCAGGTGAACGGCATCCTGCTGGATTTGGGCGTGTCCTCCCCCCAGTTGGATGATCCCAAACGCGGTTTTAGCTTCTTACGCGATGGTCCCTTGGATATGCGCATGGATACCACACGCGGACAGAGTGCCGCCGATTGGTTGGCCGAGGCCGAACTGGAAGAAATGGTCACCGTAATCAAGGAGTTCGGCGAAGAGAAGTTCGGTCGCCGTATCGCCCATGCCATTGTGGAAACTCGCCAGCACACGCCCATCACCCGTACCTTGCAGCTGGCCGAGCTTATCGATGAGGCGGTGCCGGTCAAGGATAAGTATAAGCATCCGGCGACTCGTACCTTCCAGGGCATTCGTATTTTTATTAACAGCGAGCTGGACGAGGTCAGCAAAGCCTTACATGGCACCCTGGAATGTCTGGCTCCCGGTGGGCGTTTGGCTGTGATCAGCTTTCACTCGTTGGAAGACCGGCTGGTCAAACGTTTTATGCGTGAGCAGAGTCGGGGGAAGCAAGTGCCTGCGGGCTTGCCCATCACGGAAGACGAGCTGAATGCCAGTCGCACCATGAAACTGGTTGGCAAGGCGATAAAGCCTTCGGCCAGCGAAATCGAACGCAACAACCGGGCCCGCAGCTCGGTATTAAGAGTGGCGGAGAAGCTATGA
- the mraZ gene encoding division/cell wall cluster transcriptional repressor MraZ has product MFRGANAINLDSKGRVAIPTRYRDLLVDDCQGQLVCTIDIQQPCLLLYPLPEWEEIELKLSRLSSMNPHERRLQRLLLGYASEGNMDSNGRFLLSSPLRQHAGLEKQIMLVGQLNKFEIWDEATWQQQIHADIETEQTGDFDLSERLQDFSL; this is encoded by the coding sequence ATGTTCCGCGGCGCTAATGCAATCAATCTAGACAGCAAAGGACGAGTAGCGATTCCAACACGCTACCGGGACTTGCTGGTGGATGATTGTCAGGGACAGTTGGTGTGTACCATCGATATACAACAACCCTGTTTGCTGCTTTACCCACTCCCCGAATGGGAAGAGATTGAGCTCAAACTGAGTCGCCTATCCAGTATGAATCCCCATGAACGTCGACTGCAGCGACTGTTATTAGGCTATGCCTCTGAGGGAAATATGGATAGCAACGGCCGTTTCTTATTGTCATCACCCTTGCGCCAGCACGCTGGCCTGGAAAAACAGATCATGTTGGTGGGCCAGCTGAATAAGTTTGAAATCTGGGATGAGGCCACCTGGCAGCAGCAAATTCATGCGGATATCGAAACCGAGCAGACCGGTGATTTCGATCTCAGCGAACGTTTACAGGATTTCTCATTGTGA
- a CDS encoding SapC family protein: protein MAQQDFVVLNKDEHKDLKIKHDPTLAHGKESHLIAIAVNEYARAASSVPIVLIKDDKNDTYHSTGLYGLEANKNLYFSEEGWQAHYAPLNLQRYPFDIRPEGEQLIVFIDQGSELVNKDEGQALFDGDKASEYLESRQRMLGDLVRGENMTREFIKEVDEMGLIDELNLGVIFKDGTRKNLVGLYNINEKKLHELTDEQVLQLHRRGFMGAIYAMLTSVGQLNRLVQLSQNSDNPVQGIQVLPKQEEQQQQEAEAPTA, encoded by the coding sequence ATGGCTCAGCAAGACTTTGTGGTCCTGAACAAGGACGAGCATAAAGACCTGAAAATCAAACACGACCCAACATTGGCCCATGGCAAAGAATCTCACCTGATTGCCATTGCCGTGAACGAATATGCCCGTGCCGCCAGCTCGGTACCAATCGTGTTGATCAAAGACGATAAGAATGACACCTACCACAGCACCGGCCTTTATGGTCTGGAAGCCAACAAGAACCTGTATTTCTCCGAAGAGGGGTGGCAGGCGCACTACGCACCGCTGAATCTGCAGCGTTATCCGTTCGACATTCGCCCTGAAGGCGAACAGTTGATCGTGTTTATCGATCAGGGCAGCGAACTGGTCAATAAAGACGAAGGCCAGGCGTTGTTTGACGGTGACAAGGCCTCTGAATATCTGGAAAGCCGCCAGCGTATGCTGGGCGACTTGGTGCGCGGCGAAAACATGACTCGTGAGTTCATCAAAGAAGTGGATGAAATGGGTTTGATCGACGAGTTGAATCTGGGCGTGATCTTTAAAGATGGCACCCGCAAGAATCTGGTCGGCCTGTACAACATTAATGAGAAGAAGCTGCATGAGCTGACCGACGAGCAGGTACTGCAACTGCACCGTCGCGGTTTTATGGGCGCTATCTATGCTATGTTAACGTCTGTGGGTCAGTTAAACCGTTTGGTTCAGCTCTCACAAAACAGCGATAACCCGGTTCAGGGTATCCAGGTACTGCCTAAGCAGGAAGAACAACAGCAACAAGAGGCAGAAGCACCTACCGCCTAA
- a CDS encoding PLP-dependent cysteine synthase family protein: MSREWVNQAIENIQADFQRSADTHLIKLSVSSLPDIDFYLKDESTHPTGSLKHRLARSLYLYGLANGWIRKGTPIIESSSGSTAVSEAYFAKLLGLPFIAVVPQNTAKRKIEQIEFYGGQCHFVEKPDAIYTESERLAKELSGHYMDQFTFAERATDWRSNNNIACSIFEQMQHEPHPIPDWIVMAAGTGGTSATIGRYIRYQCYQTRLLVVDPDNSVFYPYYQSGDTSLTGCGSRIEGIGRPRVEPSFIPSVVDDMQPVADSLSVVTMHWLSEQLGRKVGPSTGTNMWGALQKAKAMQQHGRTGSIVTLICDSGERYPDTYYDSDWVSRTIGDTTQAQQQLHKLLDEL; the protein is encoded by the coding sequence ATGAGCAGAGAGTGGGTCAATCAGGCCATCGAGAATATTCAGGCGGACTTTCAGCGCTCCGCCGATACCCATCTGATTAAATTATCAGTCTCCTCGCTGCCTGACATCGACTTTTACCTGAAAGACGAAAGCACCCATCCTACGGGCAGTCTTAAGCACCGCCTGGCCCGCTCTCTGTATCTCTATGGGCTGGCCAATGGCTGGATTCGCAAGGGCACCCCTATTATCGAGTCTTCTTCTGGCAGTACTGCGGTCTCCGAAGCCTACTTTGCCAAACTGTTAGGTCTTCCCTTTATCGCCGTGGTGCCCCAGAACACCGCTAAACGAAAGATCGAACAGATTGAGTTTTACGGCGGTCAGTGTCACTTCGTCGAAAAACCCGACGCTATTTACACAGAATCTGAGCGACTGGCTAAGGAGCTCAGCGGCCATTACATGGATCAGTTTACCTTCGCCGAACGAGCTACCGACTGGCGTAGCAACAACAATATCGCCTGTAGCATCTTCGAGCAGATGCAACACGAACCTCACCCAATTCCCGACTGGATCGTGATGGCCGCCGGCACCGGCGGTACCAGCGCCACCATCGGCCGTTATATTCGTTATCAGTGTTACCAGACTCGTTTATTGGTGGTGGACCCCGATAACTCGGTGTTCTATCCCTATTACCAGAGCGGCGATACCAGCCTCACGGGTTGCGGCAGTCGCATCGAAGGGATTGGTCGCCCAAGGGTCGAGCCTTCCTTTATTCCCTCGGTGGTGGACGATATGCAGCCGGTGGCGGATAGCCTCAGCGTAGTTACCATGCATTGGCTCAGTGAACAGCTCGGGCGCAAAGTCGGGCCGTCGACCGGCACTAATATGTGGGGCGCACTGCAAAAAGCCAAAGCCATGCAGCAGCATGGGCGGACGGGATCGATCGTGACCCTGATTTGTGACAGTGGCGAGCGTTACCCAGACACCTATTACGATAGTGACTGGGTGAGCCGAACCATTGGTGACACCACTCAGGCACAGCAACAGTTACACAAGCTGCTTGATGAACTCTAA
- the rsmI gene encoding 16S rRNA (cytidine(1402)-2'-O)-methyltransferase encodes MNQSATLYIVATPIGHLGDISQRAAGVLAEVAVIAAEDTRHTQKLLQHLQVQTPLLSLHEHNESQRAGRILERLNRGDNVALVSDAGTPLISDPGYELVRLCRQHGVKVSPIPGACAAIAALSASGLPTHGFHFSGFLPVKQQARTKVIESLADSSYTTVFYEAPRRIRDTVAMLVEVLGGDRRCVLAKELTKTFETFVGDTAAEILDWLDADPVHQKGEFVLMVGPAEPTEHGVAPEAKALLTELTVELPLKKAAAITARHYGLKKNVLYNLGLELGL; translated from the coding sequence GTGAATCAATCGGCCACCCTCTACATCGTCGCTACCCCCATCGGTCATCTGGGGGATATCAGCCAGCGTGCCGCTGGGGTACTGGCAGAGGTGGCGGTGATCGCAGCCGAGGATACCCGCCATACCCAGAAGCTGTTGCAGCATCTACAGGTTCAGACTCCTTTGCTGTCACTGCATGAGCACAATGAAAGCCAGCGGGCCGGTCGGATCCTGGAACGTCTGAACCGAGGGGATAATGTGGCCCTGGTCAGTGATGCCGGTACGCCACTGATCAGTGACCCTGGCTATGAACTGGTGCGCCTGTGTCGGCAGCACGGAGTTAAAGTCAGTCCAATCCCTGGTGCTTGTGCGGCAATTGCTGCTCTGTCGGCCTCGGGTCTGCCCACCCATGGCTTTCATTTTTCCGGGTTTCTGCCGGTCAAACAGCAGGCCAGGACTAAGGTCATCGAGTCCTTGGCCGACAGCTCATATACCACGGTATTTTATGAAGCGCCCCGTCGGATTCGCGACACGGTAGCCATGCTGGTGGAAGTGCTGGGCGGTGATCGACGTTGTGTTTTGGCCAAAGAGCTGACCAAGACCTTCGAAACCTTTGTCGGCGACACCGCTGCAGAGATACTGGACTGGCTGGATGCCGATCCTGTGCATCAAAAAGGCGAGTTTGTATTGATGGTAGGGCCCGCCGAGCCAACCGAGCATGGTGTCGCGCCGGAAGCCAAGGCATTGCTGACGGAGCTAACCGTCGAGCTGCCCCTGAAAAAAGCGGCGGCCATCACCGCCCGACACTATGGCCTGAAGAAAAATGTTCTCTATAACCTGGGGTTGGAATTGGGACTTTAG